A part of Astyanax mexicanus isolate ESR-SI-001 chromosome 2, AstMex3_surface, whole genome shotgun sequence genomic DNA contains:
- the kcnc1b gene encoding potassium voltage-gated channel subfamily C member 1b isoform X2, whose translation MGQGDDEERVVLNVGGVRHETYRGTLRTLPGTRLARLAEQAEGAGHDFFFDRHPGVFAHILNYYRTGKLHCPADVCGPLYEEELSFWGIDETDVEPCCWMTYRQHREAEEALVSFGGAAPLDTGHRHELEVEVAADGTHEAADGDEGAEMTRRLAHGDAADARGGRWKRWQKKMWALFEDPYSSRYARWVAFASLFFILVSITTFCLETHEAFNPIINRTEYDVVDNEIVERNVPQTETMVQLTYIEGVCVVWFTFEFLIRITFCPDKLKFVRNALNIIDFVAILPFYLEVGLSGLSSKAAKDVLGFLRVVRFVRILRIFKLTRHFVGLRVLGHTLRASTNEFILLIIFLALGVLIFATMIYYAERIGANPNDPRASEHTYFKNIPIGFWWAVVTMTTLGYGDMYPKTTSGMLVGALCALAGVLTIAMPVPVIVNNFGMYYSLAMAKQKLPKKKNKHIPRIPPLGSPNYCKSVINSPRPSTHSETCPLAQEEVSEIRYQDFKVNGEPSKAALANEDCPHIDQAVSPEEVFSPVDRERPCFLLTSGERGNHIGGRVRKEAQRVSRSRQPTESVCVMNHGVPTTMCVNHKATSPT comes from the exons ATGGGCCAGGGTGACGACGAGGAGCGCGTCGTGCTGAACGTCGGCGGCGTGAGGCACGAGACGTACCGCGGCACGCTACGCACGCTGCCCGGTACGCGGCTCGCGCGCCTCGCCGAGCAGGCGGAGGGCGCGGGCCACGACTTCTTCTTCGACCGGCACCCGGGGGTCTTCGCGCACATTCTCAACTACTACCGCACCGGCAAGCTGCACTGCCCGGCGGATGTGTGCGGGCCGCTCTACGAGGAGGAGCTCTCCTTCTGGGGCATCGACGAGACGGACGTGGAGCCTTGCTGCTGGATGACGTACCGTCAGCACCGCGAGGCCGAGGAGGCGCTCGTGAGCTTCGGCGGCGCGGCGCCTCTGGACACCGGGCACAGGCACGAGCTGGAGGTGGAGGTGGCCGCTGATGGCACGCACGAGGCAGCCGACGGCGACGAGGGTGCCGAAATGACGCGCAGGCTCGCGCACGGGGACGCGGCGGACGCCAGGGGTGGCCGCTGGAAACGCTGGCAGAAGAAGATGTGGGCGCTCTTCGAGGACCCCTACTCGTCTCGATACGCGCGG TGGGTGGCATTCGCATCTCTGTTTTTCATCTTGGTGTCCATCACAACTTTCTGTCTGGAGACCCATGAGGCCTTTAACCCCATCATCAACCGGACAGAGTATGATGTGGTAGACAATGAAATTGTGGAACGAAATGTCCCCCAGACTGAGACCATGGTGCAGCTTACGTACATTGAGGGGGTCTGTGTTGTGTGGTTTACCTTTGAGTTCTTAATACGAATCACGTTCTGTCCCGACAAACTCAAGTTTGTAAGAAACGCCCTCAACATTATTGACTTTGTAGCCATTCTACCTTTCTACCTGGAAGTGGGACTAAGTGGCCTGTCCTCCAAAGCTGCGAAAGATGTGCTAGGGTTCCTGCGTGTGGTGCGCTTTGTCCGTATCCTCCGTATCTTCAAGCTGACTCGTCACTTTGTGGGTCTTCGCGTCCTGGGGCACACTCTCCGAGCCAGCACCAACGAATTCATCCTGCTCATTATCTTCCTCGCCCTCGGAGTCCTCATCTTTGCCACCATGATTTATTATGCTGAAAGGATTGGAGCCAATCCCAATGACCCCCGTGCTAGTGAACATACCTATTTCAAGAACATTCCTATCGGCTTCTGGTGGGCTGTGGTTACAATGACGACACTTGGCTACGGAGATATGTATCCTAAGACAACATCAGGCATGTTGGTGGGCGCACTTTGTGCTCTGGCTGGTGTGCTGACCATCGCCATGCCAGTGCCTGTCATTGTCAACAATTTTGGCATGTATTATTCTCTGGCAATGGCAAAACAAAAACTACcaaagaaaaagaacaagcatATCCCCCGGATTCCCCCACTGGGCTCACCAAACTACTGTAAGTCAGTCATTAACTCTCCAAGACCCAGTACACACAGCGAGACCTGCCCTCTGGCCCAGGAAGAAGTCTCTGAGATTAGATACCAAG ATTTTAAAGTAAATGGAGAGCCATCTAAAGCAGCCCTGGCCAATGAGGACTGCCCGCACATTGACCAGGCAGTGTCACCTGAGGAAGTTTTTAGCCCTGTAGACCGTGAGAGACCTTGCTTTCTGCTCACCTCCGGAGAACGGGGCAATCACATAGGGGGAAGAGTCAGGAAGG AAGCCCAGCGAGTGAGCCGAAGCAGACAACCAACAGAGTCAGTGTGTGTTATGAACCATGGTGTGCCAACCACTATGTGTGTCAACCATAAAGCCACATCTCCCACCTGA
- the kcnc1b gene encoding potassium voltage-gated channel subfamily C member 1b isoform X1 produces MGQGDDEERVVLNVGGVRHETYRGTLRTLPGTRLARLAEQAEGAGHDFFFDRHPGVFAHILNYYRTGKLHCPADVCGPLYEEELSFWGIDETDVEPCCWMTYRQHREAEEALVSFGGAAPLDTGHRHELEVEVAADGTHEAADGDEGAEMTRRLAHGDAADARGGRWKRWQKKMWALFEDPYSSRYARWVAFASLFFILVSITTFCLETHEAFNPIINRTEYDVVDNEIVERNVPQTETMVQLTYIEGVCVVWFTFEFLIRITFCPDKLKFVRNALNIIDFVAILPFYLEVGLSGLSSKAAKDVLGFLRVVRFVRILRIFKLTRHFVGLRVLGHTLRASTNEFILLIIFLALGVLIFATMIYYAERIGANPNDPRASEHTYFKNIPIGFWWAVVTMTTLGYGDMYPKTTSGMLVGALCALAGVLTIAMPVPVIVNNFGMYYSLAMAKQKLPKKKNKHIPRIPPLGSPNYCKSVINSPRPSTHSETCPLAQEEVSEIRYQDFKVNGEPSKAALANEDCPHIDQAVSPEEVFSPVDRERPCFLLTSGERGNHIGGRVRKGYEKPWSHSSMSGGVASVSALPCSPPCLMQQAHSPIPSIL; encoded by the exons ATGGGCCAGGGTGACGACGAGGAGCGCGTCGTGCTGAACGTCGGCGGCGTGAGGCACGAGACGTACCGCGGCACGCTACGCACGCTGCCCGGTACGCGGCTCGCGCGCCTCGCCGAGCAGGCGGAGGGCGCGGGCCACGACTTCTTCTTCGACCGGCACCCGGGGGTCTTCGCGCACATTCTCAACTACTACCGCACCGGCAAGCTGCACTGCCCGGCGGATGTGTGCGGGCCGCTCTACGAGGAGGAGCTCTCCTTCTGGGGCATCGACGAGACGGACGTGGAGCCTTGCTGCTGGATGACGTACCGTCAGCACCGCGAGGCCGAGGAGGCGCTCGTGAGCTTCGGCGGCGCGGCGCCTCTGGACACCGGGCACAGGCACGAGCTGGAGGTGGAGGTGGCCGCTGATGGCACGCACGAGGCAGCCGACGGCGACGAGGGTGCCGAAATGACGCGCAGGCTCGCGCACGGGGACGCGGCGGACGCCAGGGGTGGCCGCTGGAAACGCTGGCAGAAGAAGATGTGGGCGCTCTTCGAGGACCCCTACTCGTCTCGATACGCGCGG TGGGTGGCATTCGCATCTCTGTTTTTCATCTTGGTGTCCATCACAACTTTCTGTCTGGAGACCCATGAGGCCTTTAACCCCATCATCAACCGGACAGAGTATGATGTGGTAGACAATGAAATTGTGGAACGAAATGTCCCCCAGACTGAGACCATGGTGCAGCTTACGTACATTGAGGGGGTCTGTGTTGTGTGGTTTACCTTTGAGTTCTTAATACGAATCACGTTCTGTCCCGACAAACTCAAGTTTGTAAGAAACGCCCTCAACATTATTGACTTTGTAGCCATTCTACCTTTCTACCTGGAAGTGGGACTAAGTGGCCTGTCCTCCAAAGCTGCGAAAGATGTGCTAGGGTTCCTGCGTGTGGTGCGCTTTGTCCGTATCCTCCGTATCTTCAAGCTGACTCGTCACTTTGTGGGTCTTCGCGTCCTGGGGCACACTCTCCGAGCCAGCACCAACGAATTCATCCTGCTCATTATCTTCCTCGCCCTCGGAGTCCTCATCTTTGCCACCATGATTTATTATGCTGAAAGGATTGGAGCCAATCCCAATGACCCCCGTGCTAGTGAACATACCTATTTCAAGAACATTCCTATCGGCTTCTGGTGGGCTGTGGTTACAATGACGACACTTGGCTACGGAGATATGTATCCTAAGACAACATCAGGCATGTTGGTGGGCGCACTTTGTGCTCTGGCTGGTGTGCTGACCATCGCCATGCCAGTGCCTGTCATTGTCAACAATTTTGGCATGTATTATTCTCTGGCAATGGCAAAACAAAAACTACcaaagaaaaagaacaagcatATCCCCCGGATTCCCCCACTGGGCTCACCAAACTACTGTAAGTCAGTCATTAACTCTCCAAGACCCAGTACACACAGCGAGACCTGCCCTCTGGCCCAGGAAGAAGTCTCTGAGATTAGATACCAAG ATTTTAAAGTAAATGGAGAGCCATCTAAAGCAGCCCTGGCCAATGAGGACTGCCCGCACATTGACCAGGCAGTGTCACCTGAGGAAGTTTTTAGCCCTGTAGACCGTGAGAGACCTTGCTTTCTGCTCACCTCCGGAGAACGGGGCAATCACATAGGGGGAAGAGTCAGGAAGG GTTATGAAAAGCCATGGAGCCATAGCAGCATGTCTGGAGGCGTGGCCTCAGTGTCGGCCCTCCCCTGCAGCCCGCCCTGTCTCATGCAGCAGGCCCACTCCCCCATCCCATCCATCCTGTAG